In Clostridiaceae bacterium, the sequence CTACATACTGCCGAAGATAAGCAGTGTATAGGAATTAGCGCTACCGGTTTGGTAGACCCCCAGAAGGGAATGGTACGCAATAGAACAAATACAATGCCGGGATATGATAATTATCCTATAAGGGATTTAATAGCTGCAAAGTATGGGTTGCCTGTCTGTATGCATAATGATTCCAATTGTGCTGCACTTGGGGAAGCTAAGTATGGAGCTGGCCGGAATCTCAAGGATTTTATATGTCTTACCTTTGGAACTGGAGTAGGTGCCGGGATATTCCTAAATGGTGACATCTATGAAGGCAGCAGGTTTTTTGCAGGAGAGGTCGGCCACATGGTAACTCATGCGGGAGGTAGAGATTGCCGCTGCGGGAATAAAGGGTGCTATGAGAGATATGCTTCTGTAACTGCTTTAATTGATAGCGTAGAGGATAAAATCAGCGAAAGATTAAATGGTAGAGAAATATTTTCAAGACTTCAGAATGGAGACAAGAAGATTTACTTTTTAATTGACGAATGGATTGATGAAATAGTTATTGGTATATATACTCTGGTTAGAATTTTTGATTTTAGGGATATTGTTCTTGGAGGCGGGATTATGCAAGAACAATACCTTATTGATAGAATACAAGATAAATTGTCCTATTGTTTATCCTCGTACTCAATTGTTGATTGTTTCAAGGATACGAAAGTCCATAAGGCTCAGTTAGGCAATAAAGCAGGGTTATATGGTGCAATGGCTTATTGTGTTTTCAAATTGACCCACTTGTAAAGACCAGGTTTCAATACCGTAGGAGTTACGTAAGAAAAAAGGACCATTGATTAAGTCTATATAATGGT encodes:
- a CDS encoding ROK family protein — its product is MKASLIDIGGTSIKYAWGDGEKLYDFGEIPTPKQDIQALMNSLYSILDMLHTAEDKQCIGISATGLVDPQKGMVRNRTNTMPGYDNYPIRDLIAAKYGLPVCMHNDSNCAALGEAKYGAGRNLKDFICLTFGTGVGAGIFLNGDIYEGSRFFAGEVGHMVTHAGGRDCRCGNKGCYERYASVTALIDSVEDKISERLNGREIFSRLQNGDKKIYFLIDEWIDEIVIGIYTLVRIFDFRDIVLGGGIMQEQYLIDRIQDKLSYCLSSYSIVDCFKDTKVHKAQLGNKAGLYGAMAYCVFKLTHL